The DNA window TcttaagaaaatatagaaaaaacgaGGGCGACGGACAAACATCAGACGGCCGAGGCCTCTAACACTGAATCACGAACACTAATTACAATTTTTCTACCTGTGCCAGGTAACTCCACGAACGGCCGGGTGTACAAAATAAAACTCTGAGAATCGCTGACTGGGGAGAGGAGTCCCAGTGGGCGAAGAAGACTGCTGTCCATACGAAAGagattgaaaagaaaggaacgaaGGTGACGCTGGAACTGAAAGTGACTCGAGTTCAGAGTCTGGGCTgaaacataaacacaaaacagGAGGCACAACAGAGGGACTGGAACCGCTCTGCTGGAAGCGCTGGACTCTCCCAGGCCCCCTTGCTGGACGGCTGCCTTGTTCTCACCTGccgaggaaaaggaaggaagttaTTTCTGACGAAAATGTCTGGGTTTTTTTcactagttattttttttctttttccactacCCGCGGCAGAAGTACTTAGGAGAGGTCATGTTACCAAACGGGTCTGTCTCGAGATGGGAGACAATTTTGTTGCACTGTCTTACAACCTCTGAAGGACTGGTTGGGGGATGGTTATGTGttcatccgtctctctctctctctctctctctctctctctctctctctctctctctctctctctctctctgagagggtTTCGTAAACAATAGGTATATGACTCGCTCCGTATGACCGCGATGgagtttcacattttctcacaTTATAAATTAGGTCCAATTTGAACTggattcagttttttatatatatatatatatatatatatatatatatatatatatatatatatatatatatatatatatatatatattatattttaattttaatatttttttatatatatatatatgtgtgtgtatacaaatttatatacgtacatatatgtatacatatttatattgtatatatatgtatgagtttcacattttctcacaTTATAAATTAGGTCCAATTTGAACcggattcagttttatatatatatatatatatatatatatatatatatatatatatatatatatatatatataatgtgtgtataaaaatttatatacgtacatatatataaatatttatattgtaaatatatgtatgcgtgtttgtaaatatggaaaatatttttaccaaaattattaCCTGTAATCTcgattgattaataataataataataataataataataataataataataataataataactatggaTCAAGGTAtccatagttattattattattattattattcaaacaagtaAACATCCACATGCAAATTTTTGCCGTTACCAAGAAAAtctatgaaaatgagaaaatgactgAAGAACCTCGACGAAGGACGGTTTTCCTTCGACAGGAGCCGAAACCAAGGACCTTGAGCTTCAACCTACCCTCGTGAATATGCACCCGAACCGTAGCAGGATGAGATCCCGAAGGGACGCAGGAGTACATCCCCGAGTCGTCCACCTTGACGTCCTTCACCGTCAGGCGGCTGGTCGTCTCGCCCCGCTCGCGATCCATCTGTTGGGGGCGAAGGAAATTGTGGCTTTCATGAGATTCTGCAGCTTCTCCATTCTGACAAATACATGCGTTCAGGTCTTTTCTTTGGGAAGTTTCTTATTGTTAAGGTTTCCCAGAATTCAAGAAATATAATGAGTGATAAAGATAatattcacgaaggaaagagaagcaatggagtgctttaagtcgaaaggccttgcagcactccattgcttctctttccttcgtggatttttgtctttatttatatattcatcacgttccagattttcgtgactcagttatacataGTGAgtgatgttttatatgtaaatatatgtgcatattttatgCTTCCTTGGGTTATATACcttgttttctttccattactgGTCTCTACCCACAAGGACCTTTTTGATGCAGTGCCCTCCGTATCAAGGTCACTGATTGCAACATGCAATGCGACTGTGTCACCAGAAGGTGTTATCCTTCTGCAGTCCAACAGATGAGTTTCTTCACTCTTTTGGCGAACCCCCACATTTGTCTTAACTACCTGGTACATGGTCCGTTGTCTAGTTCAACAGTGTCACGGTGATTTTTTAACAGACTAAGCATAAGTCCAGTCAAATCTCACAGCTTAGAATAGTTTAGGAAAGTTCCCTTCAGTTCCGATGGGCTtgtgttgacctaagcagtggcTTGTATACCTGGTTGTTAGCTAACTGCGGAGAATCGCTTCGCCGTTGAGATAGACGTTTAGTTAATCATCTCATCACAAAGCCTTATTGACAATCAGGGGCTGGTACctttgatatatactgtagatattatatataatatatatatacatatatatatatatatatatatatatatatatatatacatatatatatatatatatattatatatgtatacatgcacatatataatgtatatatatatatattatatatatccatatacagtatatgtatatatatacatgtagtgtgtttattatttacttgaaaCCTTTTTTCGTAAATGTATCCTGTACCTCCAACCTCTTACAATTcattattcaaagaaataaaatcaccAGCCACAGTTAAAAGCAAATATCTAAACCccctcccttttatttttactccaaCAGAATCGACTACAcgaatttttcctctctcctgaTGAGCCTGCATTTTATTTCCTCCTCCaaagaaaaatggaggaaaaaaacagctgaaattaattttaaaaactggcGAAAAACAAATGTCCCGGGAATCTATCTGGGGCGGTAGAATTTGGGGACCTTTTCGTGCGCAGACGCTCTCCGAAAAACTCATTCGGGCATTTGTGATGCTGAATGAAGAATCAAGGAAAAGCTTATATTTTTGGGGGAGTTTTGTTTGTACAAGTAGGCCGGAAGAGTTGAAACAGCTAGTACAGTAATAATGCTGACCTCTTTTCATTTCGGGCTGAATGTCCGGTAGCCTCACCGAGATGTCTGGTTGAtaaagttatgtatgtatgtgtatatgtatatatatatatatatatatatatatatatatatatatatatatatatatatatatatatatatatatatatatattatatatatatatatatatatatatatatgtgtatatattgtgtatatatacatatatatatatatatatatatatatatatgtatatatgtatatatatattataaatatattatatatatatatatatattatatgtatatatataatttatatatattatatatatatataaaccaagattatatatatgccattatatataaaacataactcATTATATTTCTTGAATTCTGAGAATtcccattcacaaaaaaaaaaggaaacttctcCAAAAAAAATCTGACATTGGGTCAGAAACACCTTATCCTATTCGTacagaaaagctaaaaaaaaaacaccagactCAACTGTCAAGCAAACCCCCTCATCTCACAAAACTTCTGATATGATAAAGttaggataatgaaaaaaataactaagcCCCAATTATCTTACTTGCATCTTGATTCCACCCCTGGGGGAATTGTAGTCCATGAGCTGGGTGTCGTGATACCAGTAGATGAGGGTCGACGGTCCGTATAAAGAGGTCACGAGGCAGGTCAGGGTCAGAGATGACCCTTCCTCCATGAAGATCTCTCGGGGACCTTTGATCTGGACTCTTAGGTCACCTGCAAAGTCGAACAAATAGGATATCCCTAAAACAAAACGTGTATGCCATGTATGTACATTTGCATAATTACATAAAGCAGATGCAAAATTGAAACCTTAAAATGCTGCACCAGTTTATGAAAGATCTCGTCTTTAAACCTGATAGTTGTTTTGAAGTGGCCAAGAGTTtcttgactgatttatgaaaatcggGCTGTAACCAGACACCTGacgctttcagccattcagcgcttaagagagtgaaaagagggaatttgtgtggttggacagcaagctggaGGAAACGGAGCggtaatggaggtaaagtaaaaggttatgTGAGGGCTAGGGACAGAAGGGGTACTGAAATCAACTTTTATGAAGTCACGAATTTCTTGACTATTCTTTGTGTCTTGGTGAGTTTGACAGATGGTTTCCTGTTGGTTTCTGTCTATCATTTCCCGTTCAGGGGTcagttcttttctcttctcttctcgttTCCTCATTATCATCAgctcttcttttcccttctcttctcttctcttcccgtTTCCTCATTATCATCAGCGACTTCTCAAGACCTTCCCCTGGCCATCAACCCAtgtgcagatgattctactcttaATCCAGTTACTGATTTCACACCTTTCCTGAAAAGCTGGTTTTTAAtcgcaatttttttcttattggaaGATGTTCTTACAGACAAGGATGGTAACTTGAGAGATGTGAGTGTGAATAGGGATAGTATGCCGGAAGTTGAGTGTAGATAATGAGTATTTCAGAAGATTGTAAACGTAACTTAATACACTTCGAAAATTTCAAGAATACTTCACTTACTTCAGTTGATTCCTGTGGTACTCTCGTTAatatcaaaatttgataatccAGGAACCTACTTGTTCAGATTCGGATCTCTGTTCTTTCTTATGTTTTCccttattctttgtatttttaattagaTGCCTTTATCTAGGCAGGCCAAGGAGAACAAGTAGAAAGAATGGTTTAACTTAACCCGTCACAAATGAGAGCTCAGAAGCTGAGTGAGAATTCCGAAGCTTGGAACCTGGTGAGAGGATTCACCGAACTATTGTGGCAAGAGGTGTCCTAAGAGGCGTCGTTACGAGCCCCTCtgatagaaatgaaaatgatttaaaggACAAAAGGTGATGCAGCTTCTCAAGATGAAATCTCTCAGGGCCATAACTTATATTCCTCTCGTATTTTCGAGTTATAAATCTTCGTGATTTGAAAATGCATCCTGGCCGTCGAAGGATTATGGCACGGGGATAATCTGGCTTGATCAAAACAGTAACAATATGTATCCtacatttgcataattatatgaTCAGATCAAAATTGAAACTCTCTAAAATGTTGCTctcagtttatctctctctcgtcttcaaaCTTGAGTATGAATATTTTTAGACTTATGATCTTAcgtttattacctctctctctctctcttgactgatttatctctctctctctctctctctctctctcctgagttcAATACTTTTTGGACTTAATGAGAGTGCATTAAGGGAATttctctggttctctctctctctgaaggtacACACGAGGCCAGTTGGCATATCAAATTATTAAACGCAATAATTTATTAGTGGTGGATGGACCAAAAAGTAAGTGcaatatttttgctttacattcAAGAGATCctgttctgtttttaattttctgtaaaagaagactatttgCCAGTTTTGTCTTCcgtgcactttattctgtccgcaatattttctgtccgccctcagatcttcttttgaggctagagggcttgcaaattggtatgttgatcatctaccctccaatcatcaacaccCAAATTCTTTagtcctctctcttctctttttattttatttaaggttaaagttaggcataatcaagcttctggcaacgatatagaccaggcatcaccaccgggccatggttaatgTTTCGTGGTCCGTGGCTCATACAGTTACTGATTTAACGAGTCCCGAAAGATGatctttttcggtggccttttcTTTATTgccatgctgtacagaaaactcgattacgtcgaagaaacttcggcgcattttttacttgtttattatattcTTCGGTCAGCTTGTTATAGCTACAGCCACGTAACACTTGTAGAAATATATTAGGGAATACTGTCTCTGCACCACAGCATCTGCGACATTCGAACGAAAAGGCCAGATACCGAACGTCCGGAAAAAGTTGATTCCTGGGTCCATTCCATATTTCGGGAAATTCCGATAACTCCAGCATATAAACTTGGCAAGATATTCGCGGAAGTAAATTATCTTTTCGGcggaagttttctttttacttttttattaatgaGATGCCCCTTTATCTAGGCTAATGGCGAGAACAAATGCGTGTTACCTACCAGTGTTATTGCCCGCGTGAGTGCTCGTGAATGAGTGACCTGAAATAGGGGAATGGGTGACCTAAAATAGGTGACGATGAGAGGAGACAGAGAAACGGCCTGGAAATTGGATTATTAATGATTTAGAATTTCGGAGATTGGActatcatattttcttcttgtaaaCATTACTAcctgttgctttctctctctctctctctctctctctctctctctctctctctttctcattggacgggtgggtaccgttctctgctagcactctgctgaccccgcgttcgattctctgaccggccaatgaagaattagaggaatttatttctggtgatagaaattcatttctcgctacaatgtggttcggat is part of the Macrobrachium rosenbergii isolate ZJJX-2024 chromosome 9, ASM4041242v1, whole genome shotgun sequence genome and encodes:
- the LOC136842120 gene encoding neuronal growth regulator 1-like; this encodes MRIDAMPHSTNCWVSLLLFHLVYCSFGVGLTWSTGGPQFGSTEEAISVKEGETARLPCQVLQLKDRKVTWLRRRDLHILTTGHHTYSADERFQVVHEEGSDLWTLVVQYAQLRDAGIYECQVNSDPKISRPVTLNVYGPSQPISVSKTKVFVANNTASTKDGDLRVQIKGPREIFMEEGSSLTLTCLVTSLYGPSTLIYWYHDTQLMDYNSPRGGIKMQMDRERGETTSRLTVKDVKVDDSGMYSCVPSGSHPATVRVHIHEGENKAAVQQGGLGESSASSRAVPVPLLCLLFCVYVSAQTLNSSHFQFQRHLRSFLFNLFRMDSSLLRPLGLLSPVSDSQSFILYTRPFVELPGTGRKIVISVRDSVLEASAV